The following are from one region of the Aspergillus chevalieri M1 DNA, chromosome 1, nearly complete sequence genome:
- a CDS encoding glutathione-independent formaldehyde dehydrogenase (COG:Q;~EggNog:ENOG410PJRF;~InterPro:IPR013154,IPR002328,IPR036291,IPR011032, IPR020843;~PFAM:PF08240;~go_function: GO:0008270 - zinc ion binding [Evidence IEA];~go_function: GO:0016491 - oxidoreductase activity [Evidence IEA];~go_process: GO:0055114 - oxidation-reduction process [Evidence IEA]), translating to MALTNATAINATMRAVVWQGNPYNVGVVDLPRPTIINQTDAIVQISRAAICGSDLHIYRGTNEGMPAPFGLGHEGVGYVSEVGAGVSSLSVGDPVIVPFTVDEGHLHTGLTTQMYGGYGNGGDLGGTQAEYLRVPFADNGLIPIPSLEYINTTTNESVSLINDYVMLSDIFATGWASLDYSGFQAGDTVAVFGAGPVGLMAAYSAILRGASNVYSVDYVPERLQLAESIGAIPINFRDAEPVQQILALEPNGVARSVDAVGYEQVNRNLTVQSDVIIRNMLAVTSTGGGLGTVGVYNRESNSTATAPRASTVNTHVDFSLADFFFGEFTWGAGPSNPIDLAPELVRLVASGKARPGFIVSDVINIEDAPDAYARFERHDATKVVIAFD from the exons ATGGCCCTCACCAACGCAACCGCCATAAATGCCACAATGCGCGCCGTCGTCTGGCAAGGAAACCCCTACAACGTCGGCGTCGTCGACCTCCCCAGGCCCACCATTATCAACCAAACCGATGCCATCGTTCAGATATCGAGAGCAGCGATCTGTGGCTCTGACCTGCACATTTACCGAGGGACGAACGAGGGGATGCCGGCTCCGTTCGGCCTCGGCCATGAGGGTGTTGGGTATGTGTCTGAGGTCGGGGCTGGGGTTAGCTCGCTTAGCGTTGGAGATCCGGTTATTGTTCCGTTTACGGTTGATGAGGGACATTTGCATACTGGTCTTACGACGCAGATGTATGGTGGGTATGGGAATGGGGGTGATTTGGGTGGGACGCAGG CCGAGTACTTGCGGGTCCCATTCGCAGACAATGGTCTGATCCCAATCCCTTCTCTCGAGTACATCAACACAACTACAAACGAATCTGTCTCCCTGATCAACGACTATGTCATGCTCTCTGATATCTTTGCCACCGGCTGGGCCTCTCTCGACTATTCCGGCTTCCAAGCCGGCGACACCGTGGCGGTCTTTGGTGCCGGTCCCGTTGGCCTGATGGCCGCATACTCAGCTATCTTGCGAGGCGCGTCGAACGTATACAGTGTCGACTATGTCCCCGAGCGCCTGCAACTCGCTGAATCCATTGGCGCAATCCCCATAAACTTCCGAGACGCCGAACCTGTGCAGCAAATCCTAGCACTCGAGCCGAACGGCGTCGCCCGCAGCGTCGACGCAGTCGGATACGAGCAAGTCAACCGGAACCTGACAGTTCAATCGGATGTAATTATCCGGAACATGCTGGCTGTGACGTCTACCGGTGGCGGCTTGGGTACTGTGGGTGTTTATAACCGGGAATCTAACAGTACGGCAACTGCTCCTCGTGCTTCCACTGTGAATACTCATGTGGATTTTTCTCTTGctgatttcttttttggggAATTCACTTGGGGCGCTGGGCCTTCGAATCCGATTGATCTTGCTCCGGAACTTGTTCGGCTTGTTGCGTCGGGGAAGGCGAGGCCAGGTTTTATCGTCAGCGATGTCATTAATATAGAAGACGCGCCGGATGCATATGCTAGGTTTGAGAGACATGATGCTACCAAGGTGGTGATAGCGTTTGATTAG